The nucleotide sequence AACCTAAATGGCATTACTAAACTTACTATCATTATAGGCACTATTGATTGCAGCCAATTCTCACCCAAAATAACTGGCACAAAAAGCTCTGCGCTTATAGATATCCCCAAAAATATAGGAAAAACAATATAGGCACCTATTTTTTGACTCTTTAGTAAATAATATATGGCACTTTTTTTATCATCCTGTATTTTGGCGAATGCTGGGAATGCAACTCTTTTTAAAGAAGGTATTATTTTCTGCAGAGGAATAGCTGCAATAATTAAGGCTATCTGATACTGACCTAATTCCGTTGCTGTTAATATCAAACCAGCAATAGCAATATCTACTTTATGATTAAAATGAGAAATAATGCTTGATATCGATACTTTGCTACCAAAAACAACCAATTTTTTTGCTTCTTTAAAAGACAGTCCTGGCATTACTTTTATAGGTGATATAATGTTAAAGGCAATGGCAGATATTGTTAATAATATAAGTTCCCCGTAGACTAGTGACCAAAAGCCAAAGCCAGAATAAGCCATATATAAAATTGAGATTGAAGACAGGAATTGCGAACCAACCTCGACAAAAGTAGATTTTTTAAAATCCATTGATTGCGAAATTAGTGCAGATGGGATTATTTGAAAAGTTACAATTAAAAACGCAAACGCTGATATGTTAATTATACTTTCAATTTCAGGCTTTTGATAAATACTAGCAATAAAGCCAGAGCTTGCTAATAACAGTAAGCAAAAAATACTGTTCATAATTAAAATAGCAGTAAAAAAACCTCTTAGTGATTCCTTACTGTTTGTCTGAGATTGTATAATGGCTGCACCACTTCCCGATACAGCAAACATCCACAAGAAGCTCAAAAAGAAATCTGATAAGCCAACAAGCCCGTAATCTTCAGGCGTTAACATTCTGACCGTCCAA is from Thalassotalea crassostreae and encodes:
- a CDS encoding lipopolysaccharide biosynthesis protein, coding for MTIKNKVIYSLKWVVIGKVFIQLIRWGVTFWTVRMLTPEDYGLVGLSDFFLSFLWMFAVSGSGAAIIQSQTNSKESLRGFFTAILIMNSIFCLLLLASSGFIASIYQKPEIESIINISAFAFLIVTFQIIPSALISQSMDFKKSTFVEVGSQFLSSISILYMAYSGFGFWSLVYGELILLTISAIAFNIISPIKVMPGLSFKEAKKLVVFGSKVSISSIISHFNHKVDIAIAGLILTATELGQYQIALIIAAIPLQKIIPSLKRVAFPAFAKIQDDKKSAIYYLLKSQKIGAYIVFPIFLGISISAELFVPVILGENWLQSIVPIMIVSLVMPFRFCREMFSPLINGLGNPGLLLNCSIISLIVTVFGVYVGMQFGVIGISYAILFIGILIFFISTTLYCRYIELPYQIYLFTFRRPLIHSAIMLLTVSITKQVSSQYSDSYTQLFFCLFAGLLSYLTTIFIFDKNIIIEIKTLLKK